TGTGATGACCGAAAATGCAAAAACGGTGTGGGAAACGGAGCTAAAAACGGACGATTACAAAGCTTTGCCCTTTAAGACCTATACCCAGCAGGATTTTATGGCACCTTTTGCCAGCGGATCCGGGAGGTTTGATACAATGGTGATCTGCCCCTGTTCTATGGGTACCCTGGGCCGGATAGCCGGTGGGATCAGCAATGACCTCATTACCCGGGCTGCTGATGTGGTGCTGAAGGAACGCCGCAAACTGATCTGTGTGGTGAGAGAAACACCTTATAATGTGATTCATATTAAGAACATGCTGACGGTGACAGAGGCAGGAGGGATTATTTGTCCGGCTACGCCTTCGTTTTACAGTGTGCCGGCTACTTTGGAAGAAGTGGCGGCGACCGTTGTGGATCGTGTGATTGATTTAATCGGGATACAGCAGGATACTTATAGATGGGGACAAGAATAAATTAGTAATTTGTACCAATGAAAATAGCAATCATTAATGGACCCAACCTGAATCTATTAGGTAAAAGGGAGCCGGGCATATACGGGAATGAAGCTTTTGAAGATTATTTCCTGAAGCTGAAGCAATTATTTGCGGATGTGGAGCTGGAGTATTTTCAGAATAATTCTGAGGGGAATATCATTGATATATTACATGAAATAGGATTTACTTATGATGGGATCCTGTTGAATGCAGGTGCGTATACGCATTATTCGATCGCTATCAGGGATGCA
This window of the Chitinophaga sancti genome carries:
- a CDS encoding UbiX family flavin prenyltransferase; this translates as MKHRIVVAVTGASGAIYARQLLQKLERATAQTGQVAIVMTENAKTVWETELKTDDYKALPFKTYTQQDFMAPFASGSGRFDTMVICPCSMGTLGRIAGGISNDLITRAADVVLKERRKLICVVRETPYNVIHIKNMLTVTEAGGIICPATPSFYSVPATLEEVAATVVDRVIDLIGIQQDTYRWGQE
- the aroQ gene encoding type II 3-dehydroquinate dehydratase; the protein is MKIAIINGPNLNLLGKREPGIYGNEAFEDYFLKLKQLFADVELEYFQNNSEGNIIDILHEIGFTYDGILLNAGAYTHYSIAIRDAIAAIKTPVLEIHISNVHAREEFRHKSVIAPVCIGTIAGLGLKGYALGINYFL